The following nucleotide sequence is from Aneurinibacillus soli.
CTGGTACATCGGCCATGAGGTTAAATTTTTTAATTATTTTCTATGGCGAAAGTATCGGGCGAGATTTACATATCGCGTATTGGAAATGAAGCGTATGGTGGAATGCGTATACCCCGAGCTTAGTGCCTGTACAGGGCTGGAAGAAGTGCTGGATGCGATGAACATACGTGTAGAGAAGCGGCATGAAGCGCTGGCGGATGCACAGATGACGGCGCAATTATGGGGACTTATTCAGAATGAAATTCGTCACAGAGGGATATATACAATGGAAGAGCTGTACACTTTCCTGGCAGAAGGTGGACGATGATAGATCATGATTGACTACAGGCTTTCGCGTTTTACACGCGGAGGCCTGTTTTCTGTATAAATTGCAGGATTGACGTAGACAAAGGGAAAGCGTATCGTAAAATGGGCATGTGCCCGGACTGTGAACCGTGGTATTTATATATCCATATACTGGGTACTAACGAAGGATTCTACACGTAAGGAAGCGACTGAACTGATGAAAAGAGGAATAGGCATTATTGATTCCGGAGTGGGGGGATTGACCGTAGCGAAAGAAGTGCTGCGTCAGCTTCCACGTGAGGATATTTTATATTTTGGTGATACGGCGCGCTGTCCGTATGGTCCACGTCCGGCGGAAGAAGTGCGGGAGTTTTCGCTCCAAATGATCCGTTTTTTGTTGCAACATAAGATAAAAGCGCTGATGATCGGATGCAACACGGCTGCCGCAGTGGTACTACAGGAAGTAAGCGAGATGCTTGATATTCCGGTGATTGGGGTAATTGAGCCAGGTGCTCGTTCTGCCATTAAGGAAACTGATACGGGACGAATTGCGGTAATCGGCACCGAAGGAACCATTCGAAGTGGTGCATATGCTGCCGCGCTACGAAAGCTTAATCCGCAAATTCAAGTTACAAGTCTTGCCTGTCCGACCCTTGTTCCCCTTGTAGAGAGCGGTCGGCTGCATGATAGGGAAGGCATCACGATTGTGCGGGAGGCGCTTGCACCGCTTGCAGGAGAGGACTTCGATACGCTCATTCTTGGCTGCACACATTATCCGTTAATCGCGCCATTTATTCAGGAAGTCGTAGGAGAAGGTATTACGCTAATAAGTTCGGCGGAAGAAGCAGCGCGTGAGTTAAGTACGGTGCTGTGGCATAGACGTATGTTAGCGAACGGGGGAGATGTTGTGAATCCGATGCATCAATTTTTTACAAGTGGAAATTCAGAGTTGTTCATGTCCATTGCCGAAGAATGGCTGAACATTAAGGTGCAGGCAAAGCAGATTGATCTTGAAGCGGGCCTGTCATAAAATTTGGACAAAGCAGGCATACATCCCAAGAAGGCTCGTATACATAGTAATACAAAATGAGCCTGAGGAGGGAAACTATGGCCCGCAAATTACCATATGTCGGTGCTTTTCTTAGTGCAGTATTCTTACTTAGCGGCTGCGGCCTGTTCGGACCAAAAGATGTTTCAAGTCCGCAACAGATGGATCCACCGCAGCTTACGCCGCCATCTGCCGCAACAAGTGAGAAAGTGACGGCGCCGCAGACTGGCTCTGAGCAGAAAGCGAATAAAGCAGTGAAGGTACAAAAACTGTATGTGCTTGATGCGGACGGCTATGTTGTGCCATGGGCACTACAGCTGCCACATTCAGAAGGTAAAGGATCTGCGAAGCAAGTTCTTGGTTACATGGTCCAAGGTGGAGAAGGTGAGAAACTACTGCCGCAAGGGTTCAAGGCGGTGCTGCCGAGTGGAACGAAGGTGCTTGGCATCACGATTAAAAATGGGATAGCTACCGTAGATTTCTCACAGGAATTCAAAAAATACAAAGCCGAAGATGAACAAAAAATTCTCGATGCGGTAACATGGGCGATGACGGAGTTCGATACCGTGAAAGAGGTTAACATCCGGATTAACGGCCATCCGCTTGATGCGATGCCGGTGAAAGGCACGCCTGTGTCTCATCTTAGCCGGGAGACGGGAATCAATGTAGAAGTAGCGGAAGGGGTCAAACCGGGAAGCGCGATGGCAGTTACGGTATATTTCCAGGGCCAGGTCAATGACAAGCTTACCTATTTTGTTCCGGTAACACGTTACGTGCCGAAAACAGACAATCGCGGATTGGCAGCGATGAAAGAGTTGATTCAGGGACCGAAGCAACATTCTCAGCTCTTCTCCCCACTGCTTCAGGCGAACGTATTAAGCGTCAAGCAGCAGAAGGATACAGTTCTGGTTAATTTCGATA
It contains:
- the racE gene encoding glutamate racemase; protein product: MKRGIGIIDSGVGGLTVAKEVLRQLPREDILYFGDTARCPYGPRPAEEVREFSLQMIRFLLQHKIKALMIGCNTAAAVVLQEVSEMLDIPVIGVIEPGARSAIKETDTGRIAVIGTEGTIRSGAYAAALRKLNPQIQVTSLACPTLVPLVESGRLHDREGITIVREALAPLAGEDFDTLILGCTHYPLIAPFIQEVVGEGITLISSAEEAARELSTVLWHRRMLANGGDVVNPMHQFFTSGNSELFMSIAEEWLNIKVQAKQIDLEAGLS
- a CDS encoding GerMN domain-containing protein, whose amino-acid sequence is MARKLPYVGAFLSAVFLLSGCGLFGPKDVSSPQQMDPPQLTPPSAATSEKVTAPQTGSEQKANKAVKVQKLYVLDADGYVVPWALQLPHSEGKGSAKQVLGYMVQGGEGEKLLPQGFKAVLPSGTKVLGITIKNGIATVDFSQEFKKYKAEDEQKILDAVTWAMTEFDTVKEVNIRINGHPLDAMPVKGTPVSHLSRETGINVEVAEGVKPGSAMAVTVYFQGQVNDKLTYFVPVTRYVPKTDNRGLAAMKELIQGPKQHSQLFSPLLQANVLSVKQQKDTVLVNFDNKLLSYNQGQASPDAMESVVLSLIENSGAKKVQVMVDGKKNVKAGTIDYSKPVSRTMVEQAQKY